Within the Candidatus Paracaedimonas acanthamoebae genome, the region CAATAGCTTGGCGTTCTCGGTTAAAAATTTCAAGTTCGTGAGAGATTTGCTGGGCAAGTGCGGGATCTTCTGTTGTTAAAAGGGTAACACCATGGGTCGATTTTCCGACCCGTCCACCTGCATTAATGCGCGGCCCTAGCATAAATCCTAAATGATAAGCTGAAGGCGCTTCTTGCAAGCCTGCTGTATCCATCAGCGTTTTAAGGCCCAAATTTTGTCGTTGTGCCATCACTTTCAATCCTTGAGTTACAAAGGCCCGATTAAGCTTCTGTAAAGGCATAACATCGCAGACTGTTCCTAAAGCCACTAAATCAAGAAATTGTAGGAGGTTAGGTTCAGGAAAGGAAGTGAAATAACCTTGCTGACGGAGTGTTCGATTGAGTGCAACAAGTAACAAAAAGCTTACCCCTACGGCGGCCAATGTTTGGCAGGGACTTTCTTGATCTAAACGGTTAGGGTTCACAATGGCAATTGCGGAGGGTAATTTGGGTTCGCCGATATGATGATCAATGACGATAACGTCAAGGCCTATGTTTTTAGCCATTTGGAGAGGTTCGTGAGAAGTCGTTCCGCAATCGACAGTGATAATAAGGTGAACGCCTGATTGATGAAGCTTTTCTAAGGCTGGAATATTGGGACCATAGCCTTCCTGAAGACGATCGGGGATATAGAAATCTACTTGGATGCCAATTTGTTTAAAATAGCGATACAGAAGGGCTGTTGACGTTGCGCCATCGACATCATAATCTCCAAAGATGCATATTTTTTCTTTTTCTTTTATAGCTTGAACAATTCTTTGGAGAGCATTGGTTAAATCATGCAGGTGAGAGGGATCAACCAAAAGATTTTTTAAAGAAGGATTCAAAAAATGAGGAGCGTCTTCAAGGGTAATATTTCGGCTTGCGAGGAGGCGTCCTACAATTTCAGGTTCATCTAAACGTTGAGACAGAGCAAATGCAAGGCGAGTATCGCAAGCTTTTTCTTGCCAGCGTTTTCCTGTAAGGGAGAGAGAATGCGAGAAATCAATCATTTTAGAACTCTAAAGTAGGTTTTATCTTTGAGCAAGGCCTTATAAAATAGCCTGATAAACAACACAATAAAAAAATATACATAAAAATAAGGATATTCGGGTTGACATCTTCGTAGAAATCCTTATAGATCGGCAGATAAGTTATAGTGCTTTCATCTTCGTCTGGAGGGATGGCCGAGCGGTCAAAGGCAGCAGACTGTAAATCTGCCGACGTATGTCTACGTAGGTTCAAATCCTACTCCCTCCACCATTCCTAAGATTGCTTAGGAATAAGTAAGGTGGGTCATAGGTAGTTCGCGGGTGTAGCTTAGTGGTAAAGCTCCAGCCTTCCAAGCTGGTGAGGAGGGTTCGATTCCCTTCACCCGCTCCACTAACCACAGATATAAATATAGATCTTGAGGAGTGATAAAACATGAGTAAGGCGAAGTTTGAGCGAAATAAGCCGCATTGCAACGTAGGAACGATTGGGCACGTTGACCATGGTAAGACGACGTTGACGGCAGCGATAACGAAGGTATTGGCGGAGAGCGGCGGAGCGACATTTACGGCGTATGATGACGGCACACGTTGAGTATGAGACAGAGAATCGTCACTATGCGCACGTTGACTGTCCTGGACACGCGGACTATGTGAAGAACATGATTACGGGTGCGGCGCAGATGGACGGAGGGATTTTGGTTGTGTCAGCAGCGGATGGTCCGATGCCACAGACACGTGAGCACATTTTGTTGGCTCGCCAGGTTAACGTTCCAGCGTTGGTCGTGTTTATGAACAAGGTTGATATGGTTGACGATCCAGAATTATTGGATTTGGTTGAATTAGAGATTAGAGATTTATTGTCTTCTTATGGATTTCCTGGGGATCAGATTCCGATTGTTAAGGGATCAGCGTTGTGTGCGCTTGAGGGTCGTGAAGACAAGATTGGTAAAGAAGCAATTATGCAATTAATGGCAGCGGTAGATTCCTATATCCCGCAACCGGCTCGCGAAGTTGAGAAGCCATTTTTGATGCCGATTGAAGATGTGTTTTCCATTTCTGGACGTGGAACAGTTGTGACAGGACGTATTGAGCGCGGTGTTATTAAGGTTGGAGAAGAGATTGAGATTGTTGGTATTAAAGATACGGCAAAATCAATTGTTACGGGCGTTGAGATGTTCCGTAAGCTTCTTGATCGTGGAGAAGCTGGAGATAACATTGGAGCGCTATTGCGTGGAGTGAGTCGTGAAGATGTAGAGCGTGGTCAGGTATTGGCAGCTCCTGGAACGATTACACCGCATACAAAGTTTGAA harbors:
- the recJ gene encoding single-stranded-DNA-specific exonuclease RecJ encodes the protein MIDFSHSLSLTGKRWQEKACDTRLAFALSQRLDEPEIVGRLLASRNITLEDAPHFLNPSLKNLLVDPSHLHDLTNALQRIVQAIKEKEKICIFGDYDVDGATSTALLYRYFKQIGIQVDFYIPDRLQEGYGPNIPALEKLHQSGVHLIITVDCGTTSHEPLQMAKNIGLDVIVIDHHIGEPKLPSAIAIVNPNRLDQESPCQTLAAVGVSFLLLVALNRTLRQQGYFTSFPEPNLLQFLDLVALGTVCDVMPLQKLNRAFVTQGLKVMAQRQNLGLKTLMDTAGLQEAPSAYHLGFMLGPRINAGGRVGKSTHGVTLLTTEDPALAQQISHELEIFNRERQAIEAEVLQEAQSQAAIEINQSSILIVENTHWHPGVIGIVAGRLKDSYHRPTLVISFDENGIGKGSGRSITGIDLGSLIQAARQSNLIIAGGGHAMAAGFTIEKSKLDLFKTFLNERIQALNLDLVPRLTIDGYLSLSSATPEFLQKLERLAPYGQGNPTPRFVFSNIRILHAEIVGKNHIKCQIGTLEGNRLQAIAFKSYETPLGPALLNHSGRLFHILGALKLDSWSGKDRVQLSIEDALFASETLPLKQASLL